A genomic segment from Glycine soja cultivar W05 chromosome 20, ASM419377v2, whole genome shotgun sequence encodes:
- the LOC114403118 gene encoding uncharacterized protein LOC114403118 has protein sequence MFGCKSLCWDSVPEFTDPDPLPFSLPSPLPQWPQGGSFACGRICLGEIEVIKVNKFEKVWRCTSLNGKSLGFTFYRPLEIPEGFFCLGHYCQSNDQPLRGYVLVARDTSSDASTLESPALEKPLNYSLIWSLDSHDECVYFWLPNPPTGYKAMGIVVTSSPNEPEVEEVRCVRDDLTESCETSDLLLTVKSKYSKDSFQVWNTQPCDRGMLARGVAVGAFFCGSTSVDPEQVVDIACLKNLDSSLHAMPNQNQIHALIQHYGPTVYFHPDEKYLPSSVQWFFKNGAVLHAAGNKKGIAIDYQGSNLPSGGTNDGAFWIDLPTDADARNNLKKGNIESAELYVHVKPALGGAYTDIVMWVFCPFNGPATLKVALMNIEMNKIGEHIGDWEHFTLRISNFTGELWSVYFSQHSGGGWVNAFDLEFIKGNKPIVYSSKDGHASFPHPGTYLQGSSKLGIGVRNDAAPSKFIVDSSIKYQIVAAEYLGDGVIAEPCWLQYMREWGPTIVYDSRSEIEKIINLLPLFVRFSVENLFELFPTELYGEEGPTGPKEKDNWLGDEYC, from the exons ATGTTTGGGTGCAAGAGTTTATGCTGGGATTCTGTCCCTGAATTCACTGACCCTGATCCACTTCCCTTTTCTCTGCCTTCACCCCTTCCTCAATGGCCACAAG GTGGTAGTTTTGCATGTGGAAGAATATGCCTTGGAGAAATAGAAGTTATAAAAGTAAACAAGTTTGAGAAGGTTTGGAGATGCACAAGTTTGAATGGGAAATCGCTTGGTTTCACATTTTATAGACCTTTGGAAATTCCAGAAGGCTTTTTCTGCCTTGGTCACTATTGCCAGTCCAATGACCAGCCATTGAGAGGATATGTTCTTGTGGCCCGTGACACTAGTTCTGATGCCTCCACTCTAGAATCTCCTGCTCTGGAAAAGCCACTTAACTACTCGTTAATATGGAGCCTGGATTCTCATGATGAATGTGtttacttttggttgccaaACCCTCCAACGGGTTATAAAGCCATGGGCATAGTAGTTACTAGCAGTCCTAATGAACCTGAAGTTGAAGAAGTTAGATGTGTGCGAGATGATCTCACAGAAAGTTGTGAGACTTCTGATCTGTTACTGACTGTAAagtcaaaatattcaaaagattCATTTCAGGTTTGGAATACACAACCCTGTGATAGAGGTATGTTAGCTAGAGGTGTAGCTGTTGGGGCATTCTTCTGTGGAAGTACATCTGTTGATCCTGAACAAGTGGTGGATATTGCGTGCTTgaagaatcttgattcttccttgCACGCGATGCCAAATCAGAACCAGATTCATGCACTTATTCAGCATTATGGTCCCACTGTGTACTTTCATCCTGATGAGAAGTACTTGCCATCATCAGTGCAATGGTTTTTTAAGAATGGAGCAGTTTTGCATGCAGCAGGCAATAAGAAAGGTATAGCTATAGATTATCAGGGCTCAAATTTACCTAGTGGTGGAACAAATGATGGTGCCTTTTGGATTGATTTGCCTACTGATGCTGATGCAAGAAACAATCTAAAGAAGGGAAACATAGAGAGTGCTGAACTCTATGTTCATGTAAAACCAGCATTGGGAGGAGCCTATACTGATATTGTGATGTGGGTTTTTTGCCCCTTCAATGGACCTGCCACCCttaaagtggcattgatgaacATTGAGATGAACAAGATAGGAGAACACATAGGTGACTGGGAGCACTTCACCCTTAGGATAAGCAACTTCACTGGAGAGCTATGGTCTGTTTACTTCTCTCAGCATAGTGGAGGTGGATGGGTAAATGCATTTGATCTGGAGTTTATTAAGGGGAATAAGCCAATTGTTTATTCATCAAAAGATGGCCATGCTAGCTTCCCTCATCCTGGGACTTACCTTCAGGGATCATCCAAACTAGGAATAGGAGTACGCAATGATGCAGCTCCAAGCAAATTTATTGTGGATTCGAGCATCAAATATCAGATTGTTGCAGCCGAGTATCTTGGTGATGGAGTCATTGCAGAACCATGCTGGTTGCAGTATATGAGAGAGTGGGGTCCTACCATTGTGTATGATTCACGGTCTGAGATAGAGAAGATAATAAATCTGCTCCCACTATTTGTTAGATTTTCTGTGGAGAACTTATTTGAACTATTTCCAACGGAGCTTTATGGTGAGGAGGGGCCAACTGGTCCAAAGGAGAAGGATAATTGGCTAGGAGATGAATATTGCTAG